A genome region from Myroides fluvii includes the following:
- a CDS encoding nucleoid-associated protein, which yields MEFHINQVSLHHIDIDKQEIKEFENVALENNFNEYINNILLKLFDSKTNHRFFEIKSNSTQVVANILKILNGVDKATLTYENSKRLLEKETKAQERIARLKREVQKGSLIHIQLELDSKTFVILTKVEFDEILTERYLTKEKGLNTNNKIYKAFIYCPEVNELQIFDNNLSKFWWDDFLELKPIISDDDNTKNSYQAIDSILLNQNDTYHTDIVTLREHLLAYYKTNTIFKFDELLKSFKEYKPHNKSFPISSISDRIENLTKRGKFDTHFNIKQDKVTKTTNRKIKVNEDISISIKNAPINTLSNHIVPFIDEGSKILKIYTDQGYDEIQKLIEVNRINDDRVIE from the coding sequence ATGGAATTTCATATTAACCAAGTATCACTTCACCATATTGATATTGATAAACAAGAAATAAAAGAATTTGAAAATGTTGCACTAGAAAATAACTTTAATGAATATATTAACAATATATTACTTAAGTTATTTGATTCTAAAACAAATCATAGATTTTTTGAAATAAAGTCTAATAGTACCCAAGTAGTTGCAAATATACTTAAAATATTGAATGGAGTTGATAAGGCTACATTGACTTATGAGAACTCAAAAAGGCTACTTGAGAAGGAAACAAAAGCACAAGAAAGAATAGCTAGATTAAAAAGAGAAGTACAAAAAGGAAGTTTAATACATATTCAATTAGAATTAGATAGCAAAACCTTTGTAATACTAACCAAGGTTGAATTTGATGAAATTTTAACTGAAAGATACTTGACAAAAGAAAAAGGATTAAATACAAACAATAAAATTTATAAAGCCTTTATTTATTGCCCAGAAGTAAATGAATTGCAAATATTTGATAATAACTTAAGTAAGTTTTGGTGGGATGATTTCTTAGAATTAAAACCAATAATTTCTGATGATGATAATACAAAAAACTCATATCAGGCTATTGATTCTATATTATTAAATCAAAATGATACATATCACACTGATATTGTAACATTACGAGAACATTTATTAGCCTATTATAAAACAAATACAATTTTTAAATTTGATGAATTATTAAAAAGCTTCAAGGAGTATAAACCGCATAATAAATCTTTTCCTATTTCGAGTATAAGTGATAGAATTGAAAATCTTACTAAAAGAGGGAAATTTGATACCCATTTCAATATTAAACAAGATAAAGTTACTAAAACTACAAATAGAAAAATTAAGGTAAATGAGGATATCTCAATTTCTATTAAAAATGCCCCAATAAACACATTAAGTAATCATATTGTTCCTTTTATTGATGAAGGTTCAAAGATACTAAAGATTTATACGGATCAGGGTTATGATGAAATTCAAAAATTAATAGAGGTTAACAGAATTAATGATGACAGAGTTATTGAATAA
- a CDS encoding NACHT domain-containing protein: protein MLDKDKLQKLKEIPKETDIHTLLYELLNEMKYKNVLITHENGNVPEYGKDLIASRYDDIEDKFEWTAFVVKKGDLTGSSQTNMEIKAQVQECFDYHFDSLKHDRINISKVKIVTNGKINSGALQKFNKDEFYKKPNISFWTGDNLLEFIDKYYPRFWLEGSNTYKHYIEIFQQNNKHDDFTKVVATTDKNIKKILDNTIKQKLIEFYYDETDGKFKRKWFDVEDLNKVTECKLIVGESGSGKTTLFKQISNNIIFENSIRNNYEFFPIILKFIDLKSSNFNIETAIKNYFQKHTFKSLLIDVDELLIKKNYILFIDALDEIGDKPSKEKALEVVKAFNIKNPELQIICSSRNSDSLLGVCRELGFKYFEINGISMNQAESFLGRYFEEDSAKCKRLVKSLKDSRILDKLPKTPLTLTLLTSLFDENGYEIPATISDLYKYFIEIILNKNIKESHLDLLKVGIHRSILSYIAEDLHSNKLKSLSKHDLVIKISSFAKERGHKYNVNELIDDLVQNINILVENDRGEIEFKHLSFQEYFTAYQYYSTTPNGKSNFVNNFNDIWWQNVAIFYAGMTKDSPELIDEILTNSIPQEFHEYLINTAGLGYLIQALYNTPMNDRLKVIETNLENINKALRFIIDTNEEKYLEIKSFLHTSYGANKILAHWYEFHHSSITLKEPLESLFNEMISLLQKNEFNDKNEKKNLEYSTYLVASTLQNIEFDDFEKFNKLINLIEKDNYIVQGLIDSDSNNKLKELTKEDKRRKSIKKFEQRLRFLDGQKIIDNVNVSIKTGEKLKPLRKFKK from the coding sequence ATGCTAGATAAAGATAAACTTCAAAAATTAAAAGAGATACCTAAAGAAACAGATATTCATACTTTGCTTTATGAACTTCTGAATGAAATGAAATATAAAAATGTCCTAATTACTCATGAAAATGGAAATGTACCTGAATATGGAAAAGATTTAATTGCGTCAAGATATGATGATATCGAAGATAAATTCGAATGGACTGCATTTGTTGTTAAAAAAGGAGACCTAACAGGTTCTTCTCAAACAAATATGGAAATAAAAGCACAAGTTCAAGAATGCTTTGATTATCATTTTGATTCATTAAAACATGATAGAATAAATATTTCTAAAGTTAAAATTGTAACGAATGGAAAAATAAATTCTGGAGCATTACAAAAATTTAATAAAGATGAGTTTTATAAAAAACCTAATATTTCTTTTTGGACAGGTGATAATTTGTTAGAATTTATTGATAAATACTATCCTAGATTTTGGTTAGAAGGATCTAATACTTATAAACACTATATTGAAATCTTTCAACAAAATAATAAACATGATGATTTTACAAAAGTAGTAGCCACTACTGATAAAAATATTAAAAAAATTCTAGATAATACTATTAAACAAAAACTGATTGAATTCTATTATGACGAAACTGACGGGAAATTTAAACGAAAATGGTTTGACGTAGAAGACTTAAATAAAGTGACAGAATGTAAGCTAATAGTCGGTGAATCAGGCTCTGGTAAAACAACTCTTTTTAAACAAATATCAAATAATATTATTTTTGAAAATTCAATTAGAAATAATTATGAGTTTTTTCCAATTATATTAAAGTTTATCGATTTAAAATCTTCCAATTTTAATATAGAAACTGCAATTAAGAACTATTTTCAGAAACATACTTTTAAATCCTTATTAATTGATGTTGACGAATTATTAATTAAAAAAAATTATATATTATTTATTGATGCTTTAGATGAAATTGGAGATAAACCTTCAAAAGAAAAGGCTTTAGAGGTTGTAAAAGCATTCAACATAAAAAATCCTGAATTACAAATTATATGTTCTTCAAGAAACTCTGATTCATTACTTGGAGTATGCCGTGAACTTGGATTTAAATACTTTGAAATTAATGGAATCTCAATGAATCAAGCTGAAAGTTTTTTGGGAAGATACTTTGAAGAAGATTCAGCTAAATGTAAAAGATTAGTGAAGTCTTTGAAAGATTCTAGAATTTTAGATAAACTACCAAAAACACCTTTAACATTAACTCTGTTGACATCCTTGTTTGATGAAAATGGATATGAAATTCCAGCAACTATTTCAGATCTCTATAAGTATTTCATTGAAATAATTCTTAATAAGAATATCAAAGAAAGTCATCTGGATCTACTTAAAGTAGGAATTCATAGAAGTATTTTATCATATATAGCAGAAGATTTACATTCTAATAAATTAAAAAGCTTAAGTAAGCATGATTTAGTTATAAAAATTAGTTCTTTTGCAAAAGAAAGAGGACATAAATATAATGTTAATGAATTAATAGATGATCTAGTGCAAAATATTAATATTTTGGTCGAAAATGATAGAGGTGAGATTGAATTTAAACACTTATCATTTCAAGAATATTTTACTGCCTACCAATATTATAGTACCACACCAAATGGAAAATCAAATTTTGTAAACAACTTCAATGATATTTGGTGGCAAAATGTAGCAATTTTTTATGCAGGAATGACTAAAGATTCACCAGAATTGATTGATGAAATTTTAACTAATTCAATTCCTCAAGAGTTTCATGAATATTTAATTAATACTGCTGGTTTAGGTTACCTTATACAAGCTCTGTATAATACTCCAATGAACGATAGATTAAAAGTAATTGAAACTAATCTTGAAAATATTAATAAAGCTCTTAGATTTATTATAGATACAAATGAGGAAAAATATCTTGAAATTAAATCTTTTCTTCATACATCGTATGGAGCGAATAAAATTTTAGCTCATTGGTATGAATTTCATCATTCTTCTATAACATTAAAAGAACCTTTAGAAAGCTTATTCAATGAGATGATATCATTATTACAAAAAAATGAATTTAATGACAAAAACGAGAAAAAAAATCTTGAATACTCAACTTATCTAGTTGCTTCTACTCTTCAAAATATCGAGTTTGATGATTTTGAGAAATTTAATAAACTAATAAATTTAATAGAAAAGGATAACTACATTGTTCAAGGACTTATTGATTCTGATTCTAACAATAAATTAAAAGAATTAACAAAAGAAGATAAGCGTAGAAAATCAATTAAAAAATTTGAACAACGATTGAGGTTTTTAGATGGACAAAAAATTATTGATAATGTAAATGTTTCTATTAAAACAGGAGAGAAGCTCAAACCTTTACGAAAATTTAAAAAGTAG
- a CDS encoding leucine-rich repeat domain-containing protein, whose product MKKHTYTYTARCKALVIFSKPTADLYDEPYLNEIEELSIDNAFAFQVDLTKFPQVKRLFIASKDPYTIEDLVHLQQLEELNTNCFLPENTKKMKQLKKLTLSDQALLCVPKDLKDSSVTCLTLHYYQKGDPPIPMPAFVYQMTKLEQLELTLCNFSVLSEEINNLTQLSVLELKCSMTYLEDFPSLSGLINLRHLVVNGETVQGQLRPKFALFSKILEQVCQLGELETLDIGNWYPKNQKERIAFEGKKNSLPDIFASFPKLKKLYITWMKLDYLPPTIFKMYTLEELNIISNYLAEEELHSLQQELPQLKIVGKGHNTSRF is encoded by the coding sequence ATGAAAAAACATACGTATACTTATACAGCACGTTGTAAAGCACTAGTTATCTTTAGCAAACCAACGGCAGATTTGTACGATGAGCCTTATTTGAATGAAATAGAAGAGTTGTCTATTGATAATGCTTTTGCTTTTCAGGTTGATTTAACGAAATTTCCTCAAGTAAAAAGACTTTTTATTGCTTCGAAAGATCCTTATACCATTGAGGACCTTGTTCATTTACAACAGTTAGAAGAACTAAATACCAATTGTTTCTTACCTGAAAACACAAAGAAAATGAAGCAGTTAAAGAAGCTAACACTAAGTGATCAAGCGCTGTTATGCGTGCCAAAAGACCTTAAAGATTCATCCGTTACTTGCTTGACCCTTCACTACTATCAAAAAGGAGATCCTCCCATTCCAATGCCTGCTTTTGTGTATCAAATGACCAAGCTAGAGCAGTTGGAATTGACGTTGTGTAATTTTTCAGTACTCAGTGAAGAAATTAATAATCTAACCCAATTGAGCGTATTGGAATTGAAATGCTCCATGACTTATTTGGAAGATTTCCCTTCGTTATCGGGTTTAATTAACTTGCGCCATCTCGTAGTGAATGGTGAAACAGTACAAGGGCAATTGAGACCCAAGTTTGCGCTTTTTTCAAAAATTTTAGAGCAGGTATGTCAACTTGGAGAACTGGAAACGTTAGATATCGGAAATTGGTATCCAAAGAACCAAAAGGAGCGAATTGCTTTCGAGGGAAAGAAAAATTCCCTGCCCGATATTTTTGCGAGCTTCCCCAAGCTCAAGAAATTGTATATCACGTGGATGAAGTTAGATTATTTACCGCCTACTATTTTTAAAATGTACACGTTGGAGGAATTGAATATTATCTCAAACTACCTAGCAGAGGAGGAGCTCCACAGCCTACAGCAGGAACTTCCTCAACTTAAAATCGTCGGTAAAGGGCACAATACAAGCCGTTTTTAA
- a CDS encoding FMN-binding glutamate synthase family protein: MRKQFVIFSTLLLVVLLLLSVFLNKNWSIFFVIVLIFVIMGYQDMYQKKHTLRRIYPVFGRLRYVMEELRPKMYQYFIESDTDGKPISRIDRATIYQRAKKELETIPFGTQLDVYAEGYEWMCHSIAPKAFDTLDHNPRVLFGNKDCKQPYSASILNISAMSFGSLSAQAVEAMNGGAKLGNFAHNTGEGGISPYHLKGGGDLIWQIGTGYFGCRDEKGKFDGKLFAEKAKLSNVKMIELKISQGAKPGHGGILPASKNTVEIAQIRHVQPHTIVASPPYHSAFSSPLELVAFIKELRDLSEGKPVGFKLCIGHKAEFISICKAMVHLDTYPDFITVDGGEGGTGAAPQEFSNYIGAPMLDGLAFVHNILTGMGIRQHIKIIASGKVTSSFHIARAMALGADTCNAARAMMIAIGCIQALLCNTNQCPTGIATQNPKLTIGLDVADKKTRMANYHKGTIESFVELLGASGLDDMKNITRSHIYRRVSLNDMLTYEEIFPSVAVGTLLAGNIPERYKQDFEYANMNQWGISNAKQA; the protein is encoded by the coding sequence ATGCGCAAACAATTCGTTATTTTTTCAACTTTACTTTTGGTTGTCCTGCTTCTACTTTCTGTATTTTTAAATAAGAATTGGAGCATTTTTTTTGTAATTGTTTTAATATTTGTGATTATGGGGTATCAGGATATGTATCAAAAGAAACATACCCTGAGGCGTATTTATCCGGTTTTTGGTCGACTTCGCTATGTGATGGAAGAGCTTCGACCAAAAATGTATCAGTATTTTATTGAATCCGATACAGACGGTAAACCGATTAGTCGTATTGACCGTGCGACTATTTATCAACGCGCTAAAAAAGAATTGGAAACGATTCCATTTGGAACACAATTAGACGTTTATGCGGAAGGATATGAATGGATGTGTCACTCGATTGCTCCCAAAGCATTTGATACGTTAGATCACAATCCTCGCGTATTGTTTGGTAATAAAGACTGTAAACAACCGTATTCAGCCAGTATTCTCAATATTTCGGCCATGAGTTTTGGTTCTTTAAGTGCGCAAGCAGTAGAAGCCATGAATGGTGGTGCTAAATTGGGTAATTTTGCGCATAATACAGGAGAAGGGGGAATAAGCCCGTATCACTTAAAAGGCGGCGGAGATTTGATTTGGCAAATTGGTACGGGATATTTTGGCTGTAGAGATGAAAAAGGAAAATTTGACGGGAAGTTATTTGCTGAAAAGGCGAAATTGTCTAACGTTAAAATGATCGAATTAAAAATTTCACAAGGAGCAAAACCTGGTCACGGAGGAATACTTCCTGCCTCTAAAAACACAGTAGAAATTGCGCAAATCAGACATGTGCAACCCCATACAATTGTAGCTTCTCCACCGTATCACTCGGCGTTTAGTTCACCGTTGGAATTAGTTGCGTTTATCAAGGAATTACGTGATTTGTCAGAAGGCAAACCTGTAGGGTTTAAATTGTGTATCGGACACAAAGCAGAATTTATATCGATTTGTAAGGCGATGGTTCATTTGGATACCTATCCTGATTTTATCACGGTAGACGGGGGAGAAGGAGGAACAGGAGCAGCACCTCAAGAGTTTTCAAATTATATAGGAGCCCCGATGTTGGACGGATTGGCGTTTGTACATAATATTTTAACCGGAATGGGGATTCGTCAACACATTAAGATTATCGCTTCTGGAAAAGTAACGTCTTCGTTTCATATAGCACGTGCCATGGCTTTAGGTGCAGATACCTGTAATGCCGCTCGCGCGATGATGATTGCCATTGGCTGTATTCAAGCGCTGTTGTGTAATACCAACCAATGTCCGACCGGAATTGCCACCCAGAATCCTAAACTGACGATAGGCTTGGATGTTGCAGATAAAAAAACGCGAATGGCCAATTATCATAAAGGTACAATCGAGAGTTTTGTAGAATTATTAGGTGCTTCAGGACTGGATGATATGAAAAATATCACGCGCTCGCATATTTATAGACGCGTTTCATTGAACGATATGTTGACGTATGAAGAGATTTTTCCTTCTGTAGCGGTTGGAACTTTGCTTGCAGGAAATATTCCAGAGCGATATAAACAAGACTTTGAATACGCCAATATGAATCAATGGGGGATTTCAAATGCAAAACAGGCCTAG
- a CDS encoding nucleotidyl transferase AbiEii/AbiGii toxin family protein produces the protein MVRGLEIFRKQFKDYSDHYIIIGGTACDIALDSFGLIPRATKDIDLILVVEALTPAFVEHFWDFIKEGNYEVKEKSAADRKYYRFLNPQNQEFPFQIELFSRTPDLIDLRENSHLTPIPINAEISSLSAILMDDDYYTFTLENSKLNEAIHLANTETLICLKAKAFLDYTTRKKNGESIDERQLKKHKTDIFRLLLLLNSEDRFSIPPVIKKDLEDFNKAVHGDLPDKQIFKTMGAGNVNVEDLYQLFLKTFNL, from the coding sequence ATGGTAAGAGGTTTAGAAATTTTCAGAAAGCAGTTCAAAGATTATTCAGATCATTATATAATTATAGGCGGAACAGCCTGTGACATTGCCTTGGACTCCTTTGGTTTAATTCCAAGAGCAACAAAAGACATTGATCTTATTTTAGTAGTAGAAGCCTTAACCCCTGCTTTTGTGGAGCATTTTTGGGATTTTATAAAAGAAGGTAATTATGAAGTAAAAGAGAAAAGTGCAGCAGATAGAAAATACTACCGCTTTCTAAATCCTCAAAATCAAGAATTCCCTTTTCAAATTGAATTGTTTTCAAGAACTCCAGACCTAATCGATTTAAGAGAAAATTCACATTTAACTCCAATCCCTATTAATGCAGAAATTTCAAGTCTTTCAGCTATTTTAATGGACGATGATTATTATACCTTTACCTTAGAAAACAGCAAATTAAATGAAGCCATTCACCTCGCTAATACAGAAACATTAATATGCCTGAAAGCAAAAGCATTTTTAGATTATACAACGCGCAAAAAAAATGGAGAAAGCATAGACGAACGTCAATTAAAAAAACACAAGACTGATATTTTTAGATTATTACTCCTGCTAAATTCAGAAGATCGATTTTCTATACCTCCTGTTATTAAAAAAGATCTCGAGGATTTTAATAAGGCTGTACATGGAGATTTACCTGACAAGCAAATCTTTAAAACAATGGGTGCAGGAAATGTAAATGTGGAAGACCTTTATCAATTGTTTCTAAAGACATTCAATTTGTAA
- a CDS encoding MarR family transcriptional regulator produces MKNLQEYIHRVLGIQIDLRKLPEETRSKLPFFFKSKYEFYITKLFDRELLFLKLPEEDPFNAKQVRNQIEVIRSILDNPVVVITEEITAVNRKRLVDYKISFICPGKQLFLAELLIDFQNIKKQEGVRKKAQLLPSAQVIVLYHILHREDNLSQYTFKELAEKFQYTQMGITKAVKNLKNLALIEVVGTKEKSIVFDSDGKALWKQAEDFFVNPIFKTVYTDNKPAHFLRSNHTALEEYTDMNPSHQEHFAIDRTHFHELEKKNKFINLNQEDGNYMIEIWKYNPEIVAKGITQQNNIDPLSLYLSLKDGFIDERTDMALGQIIEKYIW; encoded by the coding sequence ATGAAAAATCTACAAGAATACATCCATAGGGTCTTAGGAATCCAAATAGACCTACGTAAACTACCTGAGGAAACGCGAAGTAAACTACCGTTTTTTTTCAAAAGTAAGTATGAATTCTATATAACTAAACTGTTTGATCGCGAACTACTATTCCTAAAACTACCGGAAGAAGATCCATTTAATGCGAAGCAAGTAAGAAACCAAATTGAGGTAATTCGAAGCATACTTGATAATCCCGTTGTAGTAATTACAGAAGAGATTACAGCGGTAAATAGAAAAAGATTAGTTGACTATAAAATCAGTTTTATTTGTCCAGGAAAACAGCTATTTCTTGCTGAATTATTAATCGATTTTCAAAACATAAAGAAACAAGAAGGGGTTAGAAAAAAAGCTCAATTATTGCCCTCAGCTCAAGTAATTGTTCTTTATCATATTTTACATAGAGAAGATAACTTAAGTCAATACACCTTTAAGGAACTCGCAGAAAAATTTCAATATACCCAAATGGGCATTACAAAGGCTGTAAAAAATCTAAAAAATCTAGCCTTAATTGAAGTTGTAGGTACAAAAGAAAAGAGCATTGTATTTGATTCAGATGGTAAAGCATTATGGAAACAAGCAGAAGATTTTTTTGTCAATCCAATTTTTAAAACGGTTTATACGGATAACAAACCTGCACATTTCTTGCGTTCAAACCATACTGCTTTAGAAGAATATACCGATATGAATCCAAGTCATCAAGAGCATTTCGCAATCGATAGAACCCATTTTCATGAACTTGAAAAGAAAAATAAATTTATAAACCTCAATCAAGAAGATGGGAATTATATGATCGAAATATGGAAATATAATCCAGAAATAGTAGCAAAAGGCATTACACAACAGAACAATATAGATCCTTTATCCTTATATTTAAGTTTAAAAGACGGATTTATTGATGAAAGAACGGATATGGCACTAGGCCAAATAATAGAAAAATATATATGGTAA
- a CDS encoding PTS transporter subunit IIC, with product MRQFLRKKDIQISSKRYFIDAMGAMAYGLFATLLVGTILKTIGEEFNLSFLKEVVWPFANQATGPVLALAIAYSLRAPQLVLFSSAVVGVAAYQLGGPLGVFVASIIAVEVGKAVAGETRLDIVITPIVTVLVGVALAQLIGPSVNQLMLWIGQVIILATASNPLIMGMVIAVVVGMVLTLPISSAALCLMLQLDGLAAGAATIGCCAQMIGFATISYKDNGIKGVLAQGLGTSMLQVPNIYKNWKIWIPPTLASAILGPLAILFFDMQNTALESGMGNCGLVGQIGTFNAMKDSYSSSYIILTIVGLQFIGPAILSYLIYYVMKKKQWIKEGDMKLF from the coding sequence ATGCGACAATTCCTTCGAAAAAAAGACATTCAAATTTCAAGTAAGCGATACTTTATTGATGCTATGGGGGCTATGGCCTATGGCTTATTTGCCACTTTACTCGTGGGAACCATTCTCAAAACAATTGGAGAAGAATTTAATCTTTCTTTTTTAAAAGAGGTGGTTTGGCCTTTTGCGAATCAGGCGACTGGTCCGGTACTCGCCTTGGCTATTGCCTATAGCTTACGAGCGCCTCAATTGGTTTTATTTTCTTCTGCGGTTGTGGGAGTAGCCGCGTATCAATTGGGTGGTCCCTTAGGTGTTTTTGTTGCAAGTATTATCGCTGTAGAAGTAGGAAAAGCAGTGGCGGGAGAAACGAGACTAGATATTGTAATAACGCCCATCGTTACGGTTTTAGTGGGTGTAGCCTTGGCGCAATTAATCGGACCGAGTGTCAATCAACTGATGTTATGGATTGGACAAGTGATTATACTAGCAACGGCATCTAACCCCCTCATTATGGGCATGGTGATAGCCGTAGTCGTAGGTATGGTGCTGACCTTACCCATTTCCTCGGCCGCCTTGTGTTTGATGTTGCAATTGGATGGTTTAGCAGCCGGAGCCGCTACCATAGGGTGTTGCGCTCAAATGATCGGATTTGCTACCATTAGCTACAAAGACAATGGCATCAAAGGAGTACTAGCCCAAGGACTGGGTACCAGTATGCTACAAGTGCCCAATATTTACAAGAATTGGAAGATCTGGATTCCACCAACCCTAGCATCAGCTATACTAGGTCCCCTTGCCATTTTGTTTTTTGACATGCAAAATACAGCCTTAGAATCGGGCATGGGAAACTGCGGACTAGTGGGTCAAATCGGAACTTTTAACGCCATGAAAGACTCCTATTCCTCTTCTTATATTATCCTCACTATAGTAGGCCTACAGTTTATAGGCCCTGCGATTTTATCTTACCTGATTTACTATGTCATGAAAAAGAAACAGTGGATCAAAGAGGGAGATATGAAATTGTTTTAG
- a CDS encoding MarR family winged helix-turn-helix transcriptional regulator, translating into MKDALELENQVCFPIYALAKEIVSQYRPHLECLDLTYPQYLVLLVLWKEKEQTVGQLGEKVFLDSGTLTPLLKRMEQKGLVIRTRGPEDERVVKLSLTEKGKALKEKAKDIPQKLMESMQVTESELLELKNIVSKILNKQK; encoded by the coding sequence ATGAAAGATGCGTTAGAGCTTGAAAACCAGGTTTGTTTTCCGATATATGCGTTAGCTAAGGAGATCGTCAGTCAGTACCGTCCCCACTTAGAATGCTTGGATCTTACTTATCCGCAATACCTTGTACTACTGGTTTTGTGGAAGGAAAAAGAGCAAACGGTGGGTCAGTTGGGAGAAAAAGTGTTTCTAGATAGTGGTACACTAACGCCTTTGCTCAAGAGAATGGAACAAAAGGGACTGGTCATCAGAACCAGAGGGCCGGAGGATGAGCGTGTGGTAAAATTATCCTTAACAGAAAAGGGAAAGGCGCTAAAAGAAAAGGCTAAAGATATCCCACAAAAACTAATGGAGTCTATGCAAGTGACAGAAAGTGAGCTCCTAGAATTAAAAAATATCGTATCCAAAATTCTAAATAAACAAAAATGA
- a CDS encoding nitroreductase family protein — MSLLENLKWRHAVKAYDATKRVSEEQIDKIIEAARLAPTSSGLQPFKLLVVRDQAIKDKLAEGALNPECMRDCSHVLIFAAWDTYTQERIDTVYDFTTDQRGLPRGRFESYTTKLKEIYLNQPDEVNFAHAARQTYIALGLALAQAAELKVDSTPAEGFSNAVVDQVLDLQQYGLKSVSLMYVGYADAENDWIAPMKKVRVPKEEFILEF; from the coding sequence ATGTCATTACTAGAAAATTTAAAATGGCGCCATGCCGTAAAAGCGTATGATGCAACCAAAAGAGTAAGTGAAGAACAGATCGATAAAATTATTGAGGCAGCGAGATTAGCGCCTACGTCTTCGGGACTTCAGCCGTTTAAATTGCTGGTTGTGAGAGATCAAGCGATAAAAGATAAGTTGGCAGAAGGAGCTTTGAATCCTGAATGTATGAGGGATTGTTCTCATGTATTAATTTTTGCAGCCTGGGATACGTATACACAAGAAAGGATTGATACGGTGTATGACTTTACAACTGATCAGAGAGGATTGCCAAGAGGGCGATTTGAGAGTTATACCACGAAGTTAAAAGAGATCTATTTAAATCAACCCGACGAAGTCAACTTTGCACATGCAGCGCGTCAGACCTATATTGCATTGGGGTTAGCTTTAGCACAAGCGGCAGAATTAAAAGTTGATTCTACACCAGCGGAGGGATTCAGTAATGCAGTGGTTGATCAAGTGTTAGATTTACAGCAATACGGCTTAAAAAGTGTATCTTTAATGTATGTAGGGTATGCAGATGCTGAAAACGATTGGATTGCACCGATGAAAAAGGTGAGGGTTCCAAAAGAAGAGTTTATCCTAGAATTCTAA
- a CDS encoding helix-turn-helix domain-containing protein yields MNSTIKISHYFSTSEVENIQAPYYYILLLDGGFAFSLDQKNYHCQGKTILFMSPFQQLEWLEVKGKSTTILCFHGDFYCIEYHKKEVACNGILFNNIYHAPFIGVSATFYEEIQSLFTKIAEVEETNLAYNVSILKSYLQLILALVNREKQREIHQWDYNLEEDCLQFKHQLEQSFAQHKSVVYYAELNGIALASFSKKIKKIYGKTPTQLIQERLVLEAKKLLHLTTKPMKEIATALGFEDEFYFSRYFKKATGVSPSQFRKEVGISIVAKKSR; encoded by the coding sequence TTGAACAGCACAATTAAAATCTCCCACTATTTCTCTACAAGTGAAGTAGAAAACATACAAGCCCCCTATTACTACATCCTCTTATTGGATGGGGGCTTTGCTTTTTCGCTAGATCAAAAGAATTATCACTGTCAAGGAAAGACCATCTTATTCATGTCGCCTTTTCAACAGTTAGAATGGTTAGAAGTCAAGGGCAAGAGCACAACAATATTGTGTTTTCACGGAGATTTTTACTGCATTGAATACCATAAAAAGGAAGTCGCTTGCAATGGAATTTTATTCAATAACATCTACCATGCACCTTTTATTGGTGTTTCAGCTACTTTTTACGAGGAAATTCAGTCGTTATTCACTAAAATTGCGGAAGTTGAGGAAACTAATCTAGCCTATAATGTTTCGATTCTAAAATCTTATTTGCAATTGATCTTGGCTTTAGTTAACAGAGAAAAGCAACGAGAAATCCACCAGTGGGACTACAACTTAGAAGAGGATTGCCTCCAGTTTAAACATCAGTTGGAGCAGTCCTTTGCTCAACATAAATCCGTGGTGTATTACGCTGAATTAAATGGGATTGCCCTAGCTAGTTTTAGCAAGAAGATCAAAAAAATATATGGAAAAACGCCTACTCAACTCATTCAAGAACGCTTGGTGTTGGAAGCTAAAAAACTACTGCATTTGACAACCAAACCCATGAAGGAAATTGCTACCGCTCTAGGATTTGAAGATGAGTTTTACTTTAGCCGTTACTTTAAAAAGGCAACGGGCGTATCACCTAGCCAATTTCGAAAAGAGGTTGGGATTTCTATTGTGGCAAAAAAGTCTAGGTAA